A single region of the Brachypodium distachyon strain Bd21 chromosome 3, Brachypodium_distachyon_v3.0, whole genome shotgun sequence genome encodes:
- the LOC100844089 gene encoding obtusifoliol 14-alpha demethylase has product MHTSTRIYLHTVQYFSTKILLPSSLLARTMFMTSSAMWFTVSLVFITIVLIRIIRGKAAGGVDPTSGKQHPPVVNGFALLGLLPRLLNKDLPTKINCLYSKYGSVFTVSLFGRNVTFLIGPEVSAHFFQGLDSEISHGNLLEFTVPMFGQEVAHGVDTATRNEQARFYLDALKQSKLRSHFDPMLQEVEEYFSKWGQEGIVDLKHEFEQLLMLISSRCLLGKEVREKMFDEFYTLFRDIENGVNLVSVFFPYIPIPANRRRDRARVKLIELLSEIVRSRKSSGRVEEDALQKLIDSKYKDGRSTSETEVTGMIIGLIFGGKHTSSHATTWTGACLLSHEKFLAASSEEQKQIMKKYKGRLEYEALLEMNTLHSCIKEALRMHPPSPMLVRKANKHFTVKTREGQEYDIPKGNTIASPIVQNNIMPYIYKDPHLYDPDRFGPARQEDVAGGKFSYTSFGGGRHVCVGEGYAYMQIKIIWSHLLKNFELELLSPFPNTDWNKLIPEPQGNMMVSYKRHRLLG; this is encoded by the exons ATGCATACTTCAACAAGGATCTATCTCCATACAGTGCAGTATTTCAG TACAAAGATCTTATTGCCCTCGTCGCTACTCGCTAGGACCATGTTCATGACAAGTAGCGCCATGTGGTTCACCGTGTCTCTTGTTTTCATCACCATCGTGCTCATCAGGATCATCAGAGGGAAGGCAGCTGGTGGTGTTGATCCAACTTCTGGGAAACAACACCCGCCTGTGGTGAATGGCTTTGCTTTACTAGGACTTTTACCTAGGCTTTTGAACAAGGATCTTCCAACTAAGATAAATTGTCTATATAGTAAGTATGGTAGCGTGTTCACGGTAAGTCTGTTTGGACGGAACGTAACCTTCTTGATCGGGCCTGAGGTCTCAGCTCATTTCTTTCAAGGATTGGACTCAGAGATTAGCCATGGCAATCTTCTTGAGTTCACTGTCCCCATGTTTGGCCAAGAGGTCGCTCATGGTGTCGATACAGCCACTCGGAATGAGCAGGCCCGGTTCTATCTTGACGCATTAAAGCAATCAAAGTTGAGAAGCCATTTTGATCCCATGCTTCAAGAGGTAGAG GAATACTTTAGCAAATGGGGGCAGGAAGGCATAGTTGATCTGAAGCACGAATTTGAGCAGTTACTTATGTTGATCTCAAGCCGATGTCTACTCGGCAAAGAGGTCCGAGAGAAGATGTTTGACGAGTTCTATACCCTGTTTCGTGACATTGAAAACGGTGTGAACTTGGTCAGTGTCTTCTTCCCATATATCCCAATCCCAGCAAACCGGAGACGCGACAGAGCACGCGTGAAGCTCATTGAGCTGCTCTCTGAAATCGTGAGGTCACGTAAGAGCTCAGGCAGAGTGGAGGAGGACGCCCTGCAGAAACTGATAGATTCCAAGTACAAAGACGGCCGCTCCACAAGCGAAACAGAAGTCACCGGGATGATAATTGGACTGATCTTTGGGGGAAAACACACAAGCTCTCATGCCACTACCTGGACCGGAGCCTGCCTACTCAGCCATGAGAAGTTCTTAGCAGCCTCATCCGAAGAGCAAAAGCAAATCATGAAGAAATACAAGGGGAGATTAGAATATGAAGCTCTGTTAGAGATGAATACACTCCATAGTTGCATCAAGGAGGCGCTTCGGATGCACCCGCCATCGCCGATGCTGGTTCGCAAGGCAAATAAGCATTTCACTGTGAAGACAAGAGAGGGCCAGGAGTATGATATTCCAAAAGGGAATACTATTGCAAGCCCTATAGTACAAAACAATATCATGCCATACATTTATAAGGACCCTCACTTGTATGATCCAGATAGGTTTGGACCCGCGAGGCAGGAGGACGTAGCTGGTGGGAAATTCTCTTACACGTCTTTTGGAGGTGGAAGGCATGTCTGCGTTGGCGAGGGCTATGCTTACATGCAGATTAAAATCATATGGAGCCATTTGCTCAAGAACTTTGAGCTCGAGTTGCTGTCTCCTTTTCCCAACACCGATTGGAATAAGTTAATCCCAGAGCCTCAAGGGAATATGATGGTTAGCTATAAGAGACATCGGCTGTTGGGCTAG